One part of the Candidatus Methylomirabilota bacterium genome encodes these proteins:
- a CDS encoding SDR family NAD(P)-dependent oxidoreductase — translation MRRAGTALAVAGALLALRMIRRERARWDLANRTVLITGGSRGLGLLVARELAREGARVAIAARDAATLARAREDLSGHGAAVLALPCDVTDRAAVERLVQETTRRLGPIDAVVNNAGTITVGPVDEMAIEDYEAALATNFWGALYTIAAVLPAMRARRAGRIVNVASIGGRLSVPHLLPYSVSKFALVGLSEGLRAELAGESIQVSTICPGLMRTGSPRHAWFKGRHRAEYAWFSVADSLPLVSMSAERAARQIVDALRFGDADRVLSLPARIGATLHGVFPGLTAELLGLVNRLLPGSRGPGRPSALAAGAVKGEASTSSLSPSLLTTLGDRAAERANQISGQTP, via the coding sequence ATGAGGCGGGCCGGGACCGCGCTGGCCGTCGCCGGCGCGCTGCTCGCGCTCCGCATGATCCGCCGCGAGCGGGCCCGCTGGGATCTCGCCAACCGGACCGTGCTGATCACCGGCGGCTCGCGCGGGCTGGGCCTCCTCGTCGCCCGAGAGCTGGCCCGCGAGGGCGCGCGCGTCGCCATCGCCGCGCGGGACGCGGCCACCCTCGCCCGGGCGCGCGAGGATCTGTCCGGCCACGGGGCGGCGGTGCTCGCGCTGCCCTGCGATGTCACCGATCGCGCCGCGGTCGAGCGTCTGGTGCAGGAGACGACCCGGCGGCTGGGGCCGATCGACGCGGTGGTCAACAACGCGGGCACCATCACAGTCGGACCGGTCGACGAGATGGCGATCGAGGATTACGAGGCCGCGCTCGCCACGAACTTCTGGGGCGCGCTCTACACGATCGCGGCGGTGCTGCCCGCCATGCGGGCCCGGCGCGCCGGCCGCATCGTCAACGTGGCCTCGATCGGCGGCCGCCTCAGCGTGCCGCATCTGCTGCCCTACAGCGTGAGCAAGTTCGCGCTCGTCGGCCTGTCCGAGGGCCTGCGGGCCGAGCTGGCCGGCGAGAGCATCCAGGTCAGCACCATCTGCCCAGGCCTGATGCGGACCGGCAGCCCGCGGCACGCCTGGTTCAAGGGCCGGCATCGCGCCGAGTACGCCTGGTTCAGCGTGGCCGACTCGCTGCCCCTGGTGTCCATGAGCGCCGAGCGCGCCGCGCGGCAGATCGTGGATGCGCTTCGCTTCGGCGACGCGGACCGCGTGCTGTCGCTGCCCGCGCGGATCGGGGCCACCCTGCACGGGGTCTTTCCCGGGCTGACCGCCGAGCTGCTGGGGCTCGTGAATCGGCTGCTGCCGGGCTCGCGGGGACCGGGGCGGCCGTCGGCGTTGGCCGCCGGCGCGGTCAAGGGCGAGGCGAGCACGTCGTCGCTGTCGCCTTCGCTGCTCACGACCCTCGGCGACCGCGCGGCCGAGCGGGCCAATCAAATATCAGGGCAGACGCCGTGA
- a CDS encoding DUF2231 domain-containing protein gives MSTPASVKGHPIHPMLVALPIGLWVFSIVCDIVFHAGWGGPTWKVVAWYTIAGGVVGALLSAVPGFIDFLSIRDRRVGRIALVHMVLNLIAVALFAVSFGLRIPHPLDALPVVLSALGIVAILISGWLGGELVYVHQMGVNKPPR, from the coding sequence ATGTCGACACCAGCCAGCGTGAAGGGCCATCCCATCCATCCGATGCTGGTGGCCCTGCCCATCGGCCTCTGGGTGTTCTCCATCGTGTGCGACATCGTGTTCCACGCCGGATGGGGCGGGCCGACCTGGAAGGTGGTGGCGTGGTACACGATCGCGGGGGGCGTCGTCGGCGCGCTGCTGTCGGCGGTGCCCGGATTCATCGATTTCCTGTCCATCCGGGATCGGCGGGTCGGCCGGATCGCGCTGGTCCACATGGTACTGAATCTCATCGCGGTCGCGCTCTTTGCGGTCTCGTTCGGCCTCCGCATTCCGCATCCCCTGGACGCGCTGCCGGTGGTCCTCTCCGCCCTCGGCATCGTGGCCATCCTGATCTCGGGCTGGCTCGGTGGAGAGCTCGTCTACGTCCACCAGATGGGTGTGAACAAGCCGCCGCGCTAG
- a CDS encoding thiamine pyrophosphate-dependent enzyme → MASTAADILIETLLDWGVEVVFGLPGDGINGIMEALRTRQDRIRFVQVRHEEAAAFMACGYAKFTGRLGVCLATSGPGGIHLLNGLYDAALDGQPVLAITGLTYHDLIGTHTQQDVALDRLFIDVAKFNERIMGPTHVENLTHLACRTALAYRGVAHLAFPVDIQEQKAGPRSPRNVDHHASDALGRSAGLPAQDLLSRAADLLNAGQKTVILAGRGALHAGDELEAVAERLGAPIVKALLGKAAVDDESPYTTGGIGLLGTRPSQEAIEECDTLLMVGTSFPYIEFMPEPGQARAVQIELDPMRLGLRYPVEVGLVGDSRATLGALLPLLTARTDQAFLAKAQGSMADWRRLMDERGSRQDKPMKPQLLARELGLRLAHDAIVCCDSGTITTWWARHIPARRGQMHAVSGNLASMACGLPYAIAAQIAYPGRQVVAFVGDGGFSMLMAELATCVKYQLPVKIVVVKNGTLGQIKWEQMVFLGNPEYGCDLHPIDFALFAEACGAAGVTIENPVECGDALDAALAAPGPVLVQAVVDPLEPPMPAKVTLKQMAHFAESLLRGEPNRQKIALTVLGDRVRELI, encoded by the coding sequence ATGGCGTCGACCGCGGCGGACATCCTGATCGAGACCCTGCTGGACTGGGGCGTGGAGGTCGTCTTCGGCCTCCCCGGCGACGGCATCAACGGCATCATGGAGGCGCTGCGGACCCGCCAGGACCGGATCCGGTTCGTGCAGGTTCGCCACGAGGAGGCGGCCGCGTTCATGGCCTGCGGCTACGCGAAGTTCACGGGTCGTCTCGGGGTGTGCCTGGCCACCTCGGGCCCGGGCGGGATCCATCTGCTCAACGGCCTCTACGACGCCGCACTCGACGGGCAGCCGGTGCTGGCCATCACCGGGCTCACATATCACGACCTCATCGGCACGCACACCCAGCAGGACGTCGCGCTCGACCGCCTCTTCATCGACGTGGCCAAGTTCAACGAGCGGATCATGGGACCGACGCACGTCGAGAACCTCACCCACCTGGCGTGTCGGACCGCGCTGGCCTACCGCGGGGTGGCCCATCTCGCGTTCCCGGTGGACATCCAGGAGCAGAAGGCGGGTCCGCGCTCGCCGCGCAACGTCGATCACCACGCCTCCGACGCGCTCGGTCGCAGCGCGGGACTCCCGGCCCAGGACCTGCTGAGTCGAGCCGCGGACCTGCTCAACGCCGGCCAGAAGACCGTCATCCTCGCCGGCCGCGGGGCGCTCCATGCCGGCGATGAGCTGGAGGCGGTCGCCGAGCGGCTCGGGGCGCCGATCGTGAAGGCCCTTCTCGGCAAGGCCGCGGTGGACGACGAGAGCCCGTACACCACCGGCGGCATCGGGCTGCTCGGTACCCGCCCGTCCCAGGAGGCGATCGAGGAGTGCGACACGCTCCTGATGGTCGGCACGTCGTTCCCGTACATCGAGTTCATGCCGGAGCCCGGCCAGGCCCGCGCGGTCCAGATCGAGCTGGACCCGATGCGCCTGGGGCTGCGCTATCCGGTCGAGGTCGGTCTGGTCGGCGACAGCCGGGCCACTCTCGGCGCGTTGCTGCCGCTCCTGACCGCGCGCACGGACCAGGCGTTCCTGGCAAAGGCCCAGGGGTCGATGGCCGACTGGCGGCGGCTCATGGACGAGCGGGGCAGCCGGCAGGACAAACCGATGAAGCCGCAGCTCCTGGCCCGCGAGCTGGGGCTGCGCCTGGCCCATGACGCGATCGTGTGTTGCGACAGCGGGACCATCACCACCTGGTGGGCCCGCCACATCCCGGCCCGCCGCGGGCAGATGCACGCGGTGTCGGGCAACCTGGCGAGCATGGCGTGCGGCCTGCCCTACGCGATCGCGGCCCAGATCGCCTACCCGGGTCGCCAGGTGGTGGCCTTCGTGGGAGACGGCGGCTTCTCGATGCTGATGGCCGAGCTGGCCACGTGCGTGAAGTATCAGCTGCCGGTGAAGATCGTGGTCGTCAAGAACGGCACGCTCGGGCAGATCAAGTGGGAGCAGATGGTGTTCCTGGGCAACCCCGAGTACGGCTGCGATTTGCACCCGATCGACTTCGCGCTGTTCGCCGAGGCCTGCGGCGCCGCCGGCGTGACCATCGAGAACCCGGTCGAGTGCGGCGACGCCCTCGACGCGGCGCTGGCCGCGCCGGGACCGGTGCTGGTGCAGGCGGTGGTGGATCCGCTGGAGCCGCCCATGCCCGCGAAGGTCACGCTCAAGCAGATGGCCCATTTCGCCGAGTCGCTCCTGCGCGGCGAGCCCAACCGGCAGAAGATCGCGCTGACCGTGCTGGGCGATCGGGTGCGCGAGCTGATCTGA
- a CDS encoding DUF4142 domain-containing protein, with protein MIIKSMTAGLIALALVSAPAFAQQAKSSLTSSDKKFVTEAAEGGQMEVDLGELAQQKAASDAVREFGRRMADDHGKANRELAQLAASKQVQLSDKPSRKAQREKDRLAKLSGAAFDREYVKLMVSDHETDVAAFRRESQAAKDPELKAWAGKTLPALEDHLRMIRQVQGQLAKK; from the coding sequence ATGATCATCAAGTCAATGACGGCGGGCCTCATCGCGCTGGCCCTGGTGAGTGCCCCGGCGTTCGCCCAGCAGGCCAAGAGCAGCCTCACCTCCTCGGACAAGAAGTTCGTGACCGAGGCCGCCGAGGGCGGACAGATGGAGGTCGATCTGGGCGAGCTGGCGCAGCAGAAGGCCGCGAGCGACGCGGTCCGGGAGTTCGGCCGCCGCATGGCCGACGACCATGGAAAGGCCAACCGCGAGCTGGCCCAGCTGGCGGCGAGCAAGCAGGTGCAGCTGTCCGACAAGCCGTCGCGGAAGGCGCAGCGCGAGAAGGACCGCCTGGCGAAGCTGTCCGGCGCCGCCTTCGACCGCGAGTACGTGAAGCTGATGGTGAGCGACCACGAGACGGATGTGGCGGCGTTCCGGCGCGAGAGCCAGGCCGCGAAGGATCCGGAGCTGAAGGCCTGGGCCGGCAAGACCCTGCCGGCGCTCGAGGACCATCTGCGGATGATCCGCCAGGTCCAGGGCCAGCTCGCGAAGAAGTGA
- a CDS encoding hemerythrin domain-containing protein, translated as MARKKPARNGKETQKDAIALLKEDHERVRELLGELEETSDRAEGKRQTLLATIEEELTIHTKIEEDIFYPAFFDVAKTNDDKEMYYEAIEEHHVVDLVMPEVKNTDPSTNEFAAKAKVLKDLVEHHAEEEESEMFPRVRKLMNRERLMELGEELARAKESAKAGIVQKLTGMMRS; from the coding sequence ATGGCACGGAAGAAGCCGGCCCGGAACGGCAAGGAGACTCAGAAGGACGCGATCGCCCTGCTCAAGGAGGACCACGAACGGGTCCGCGAGCTGCTAGGAGAGCTGGAGGAGACCAGCGACCGCGCCGAGGGCAAGCGGCAGACGCTCCTCGCCACGATCGAGGAAGAGCTGACCATTCACACCAAGATCGAGGAGGACATCTTCTATCCCGCCTTCTTCGACGTGGCCAAGACCAACGACGACAAGGAGATGTACTACGAGGCGATCGAGGAGCACCACGTGGTCGACCTCGTGATGCCCGAGGTCAAGAACACGGACCCCTCGACCAACGAGTTCGCGGCCAAGGCCAAGGTGCTGAAGGACCTGGTCGAGCACCACGCCGAGGAGGAGGAATCCGAGATGTTCCCGCGGGTGCGCAAGCTCATGAACCGGGAGCGGCTGATGGAGCTGGGCGAGGAGCTGGCCCGCGCCAAGGAGTCGGCCAAGGCCGGCATCGTGCAGAAGCTGACCGGAATGATGCGCTCCTGA
- a CDS encoding amidohydrolase family protein gives MAITVFTSAFLIDCTGADPIDGAAVVVEGERIKDVIGSGRVGALPGKVDTVDLRGRTLMPGLTDAHVHMCAVEGNIPEQHRYNPPSLIAAKALRRMEQCLMQGFTTVRDAGGADYGFREAAESGLYPGPRMLVSGRPLSQTGGHADKRRRSEWIEPVECCIGMGGIIADGADEVRKATRENLRHDVDQIKIMASGGAMSPGDELDTTQYTVEEMRAAVEEARAVGKYVLAHAYSGSAIRNAIQAGVRCIEHGNLLDEAGAQAIKAAGAYLVPTMVTYEAISREGKNYGIGEHQIQKINLALEKSLEGLTHAYRAGCKIGSGSDLLGDMQAQRTMEFELKGQVMKPMEVLRSATMVNAEIFRMADRIGSVEPGKYADLLVVDGNPLTNLRIFQSSAHIQAIVKGGAFVKRAL, from the coding sequence ATGGCGATCACCGTGTTCACCAGCGCATTCCTGATCGACTGCACCGGCGCGGATCCCATCGACGGCGCCGCCGTCGTGGTCGAAGGCGAGCGTATCAAGGACGTGATCGGCTCGGGCCGGGTCGGAGCCCTGCCGGGTAAGGTCGATACGGTGGACCTGCGGGGCCGCACTCTGATGCCCGGGCTCACCGACGCGCACGTGCACATGTGCGCGGTGGAGGGCAACATCCCCGAGCAGCATCGCTACAATCCGCCGAGTCTCATCGCGGCCAAGGCGCTCCGCCGCATGGAGCAGTGCCTGATGCAGGGCTTCACCACCGTGCGGGATGCGGGCGGCGCCGACTACGGCTTCCGCGAGGCGGCGGAATCGGGGCTCTATCCGGGCCCCCGCATGCTCGTCTCCGGGCGGCCGCTCTCGCAGACCGGCGGCCACGCCGACAAGCGCCGGCGCTCGGAGTGGATCGAGCCGGTGGAGTGCTGCATCGGCATGGGCGGCATCATCGCGGACGGAGCCGACGAGGTCCGCAAGGCCACCCGCGAGAACCTCCGTCACGACGTGGACCAGATCAAGATCATGGCGTCGGGCGGGGCGATGTCGCCGGGGGACGAGCTCGACACCACGCAGTACACGGTGGAGGAGATGCGGGCCGCGGTGGAGGAGGCGCGCGCGGTCGGCAAGTACGTGCTGGCCCACGCCTACTCCGGCTCGGCCATCCGCAACGCGATCCAGGCCGGGGTGCGGTGCATCGAGCACGGCAACCTGCTCGACGAGGCGGGCGCCCAGGCCATCAAGGCCGCGGGCGCCTACCTGGTGCCCACCATGGTGACGTACGAGGCCATCTCGCGCGAGGGCAAGAACTACGGGATCGGCGAGCACCAGATCCAGAAGATCAACCTCGCGCTCGAGAAGAGCCTGGAGGGTCTCACCCACGCCTATCGCGCGGGCTGCAAGATCGGCTCGGGCTCCGATCTCCTCGGCGACATGCAGGCCCAGCGCACGATGGAGTTCGAGCTGAAGGGGCAGGTGATGAAGCCGATGGAGGTCCTGCGGTCCGCCACCATGGTCAACGCGGAAATTTTCAGAATGGCTGATCGAATCGGTTCCGTCGAGCCCGGCAAGTACGCCGACCTGCTCGTGGTCGACGGCAACCCGCTGACCAACCTGCGCATCTTCCAGAGCTCCGCGCACATCCAGGCGATCGTGAAGGGCGGCGCGTTCGTCAAGCGCGCCTTGTAG